In the genome of Streptomyces lydicus, the window CGTGTCCCAGCGCGAGGTGCCCCGAGAGGTCCCGGCCGCGGTCGAAAGTGTCCGGATCCGCAAAGCGCGCGGGGTCGCGGTTCGCGGACGCTATCGACAGCAACACGCTCTCCCCGGCCGCGATCCGTACGCCACCGATCTCCAGGTCCTCCTTGGGGAAGCGGCGGAGCGCCAGCGGTCCGGGCCCGTCGAAGCGGAGGAATTCCTCCACGGCCGTCGGCAGTTCGGCCGGATTGTGCCGCAGCCTGCGGAGCTGGTCGGGGTGGTCGAGCAGGGTGAGCACGGCATTGCCGATGAGGTGGACGGTGTTCTCGTAGCCGCCGAAGAGGATGATAAAGGCGAGCGAGGTCAGTTCGTCCTCGCTGAGCCGCTCGCTCCCCTCGTCCGCCGCCTCGCCGGCGGCCGGGTCGTCGCGTACCGCGATCAGGTCCGAGAGCAGATCGTCACCCGGCTCCGCACGCTTGGCCGCGATCAGGCCGGTGTAGAACTCCTGCATCGCCCCGATCGCCTCCTTCATCAGCTCCGGACGGCTGGGGTCCGGCGTGATGAGCGCGTCCGACCAGGCCAGGAAGTCGCGGCGGTCACGGTGCGGGATGCCGAGCAGATCGCAGATGACGGTGATCGGCAGCGGGCCCGCATAGTCGGCGAGCAGATCCGCCCGGCCGCGCTCCGCCATCGCGTCCAGCAGTTCGCCGGCGGTCTTCCGTACGGGCGCCCGCAGCGCCTCGATCCTGCGCGGGGTGAAGGCCTTGGCCACCAGGCGGCGGATCCGGGTGTGATCCGGCGGGTCCATGTTCCCCAGGTTGGCGTCCAGCGCGGGCGGGAGCGAGAACCCTTGGTAGCCGCCGGGCGCGGCATGGCGCTTGTCCAGGGAGAGCCGGGGGTCGGCGAGGCCGCGGCGGACGTCGTCGTAGCGGGTCACCAGCCAGGCGGGGGTCCCGTCGGGGCCGGTGATCCGGTGCACCGGCCCGGCTTCGCGCAGCGTGGCGTAGGTGGCGTACGGATCGTCGAGGAGCGGCGTCACGTCGATGGGGGTGTCGGGTCCGGTATCGGCGGTGTTCGGCATGATCCCGACCTTAGGCCCTTACCGCCCTGCCCCCTCGGGCAGGCCGCGCGTCCGCCCTCCCAACTCCCCTCTTCCACAGGCGTTCTGAAGGCAGTGGCACCGGTCCGCCGGACCGGTGCCGCCTGGGTGGTTCGGGCGGCCCGGACCCCCGTGCCGGGCCACCCCGTC includes:
- a CDS encoding cytochrome P450 family protein, with the translated sequence MPNTADTGPDTPIDVTPLLDDPYATYATLREAGPVHRITGPDGTPAWLVTRYDDVRRGLADPRLSLDKRHAAPGGYQGFSLPPALDANLGNMDPPDHTRIRRLVAKAFTPRRIEALRAPVRKTAGELLDAMAERGRADLLADYAGPLPITVICDLLGIPHRDRRDFLAWSDALITPDPSRPELMKEAIGAMQEFYTGLIAAKRAEPGDDLLSDLIAVRDDPAAGEAADEGSERLSEDELTSLAFIILFGGYENTVHLIGNAVLTLLDHPDQLRRLRHNPAELPTAVEEFLRFDGPGPLALRRFPKEDLEIGGVRIAAGESVLLSIASANRDPARFADPDTFDRGRDLSGHLALGHGIHYCLGAPLARMEAAIALEALLDRFPGLRLDVPRGDLRHRRSLRSRGLISLPVAF